A genomic segment from Ornithorhynchus anatinus isolate Pmale09 chromosome 16, mOrnAna1.pri.v4, whole genome shotgun sequence encodes:
- the LOC120638889 gene encoding deleted in malignant brain tumors 1 protein-like: MRQEEQIVNQYFNLRNMKNTSCQKVICCHGSRRLANHSHISYHIWVLGQVEIHRSTSFPRTVPLHPLDTRDKLLGRRNKKGGHTPQTRKVDKTSRAWHAQTRRKRPEDNEGLKAKIKLKKKVETASSVCGGKLLNSSGSFSSPFYPRPSPPRIQCIWEIEVPENFQIKLIFNKIRLELSSGCKYDYIDIFDGSQNSSPLLGKICSASNETFLSSSNKMRVQFFTGSRFANSGFEAYYYTIHQENNGTALSCSEDQMQATISRKYLQSLGYNPQNLLLSNSSCEPHITSKYVIFNIPFNSCGTVIQETNTTITYSNVITTSPSSSIITRKRSFRLHVSCRMSQNTVVQIMDLVDNALEISRTQDGHYGMSISFYNSALFQHPVTASPYYVDLNQDLFLQIALLKSNPDLMLLMDTCMASPYANDFKTLTYNLTQNGCVRDDTFRIYSSPSPDIIRFKFNAFKFLNQHSEVYLQCKIVVCRTNQRSSRCFQGCTPRSKRESKQEAQPGQEKVSLVVGPIKLQGKTIKEKRSGLAKDVVPEPGGRGSWLEALAMLLGAMTVGLAASLLKSKS, from the exons atgaggcaggaggagcagaTTGTAAACCAATATTTTAATTTAAGGAATATGAAAAACACAAGTTGCCAGAAAGTCATCTGTTGTCATGGGAGTCGAAGATTAGCAAATCACTCCCATATCTCTTATCATATATG GGTTTTAGGACAGGTAGAAATTCATAGATCCACTTCATTCCCAAGAACAGTTCCACTTCATCCTCTGGACACTCGAGACAAGCTTCTTGGGAGAAGGAATAAAAAAGGGGGACATACACCCCAAACCAGGAAAGTAGATAAGACATCCCGGGCCTGGCATGCCCAGACTAGAA GAAAGAGACCAGAGGACAACGAAGGGCTGAAGGCGAAGATAAAACTAAAGAAGAAGGTGGAAACAG CCAGTAGTGTTTGTGGAGGCAAACTTCTGAATTCTTCAGGATCATTTTCCAGTCCATTTTATCCaagaccctcccctcccagaaTCCAGTGTATTTGGGAAATTGAAGTTCCAGAGAATTTTCAAATAAAACTCATCTTCAACAAAATTAG GCTGGAATTATCCTCTGGCTGTAAATATGATTATATTGACATCTTTGATGGCTCTCAAAATTCATCTCCTCTTCTTGGGAAAATCTGCTCTGCTTCAAATGAGACATTTCTATCCTCCTCCAACAAAATGAGAGTTCAGTTTTTTACTGGTTCAAGGTTTGCCAACTCTGGATTTGAGGCATATTACTATACAATTCATCAGGAAAACAATGGCACAG CACTCTCATGTTCAGAAGATCAAATGCAGGCAACAATTAGCAGGAAATATCTTCAGTCGTTGGGTTACAACCCTCAAAATTTGCTTTTGTCCAACTCATCTTGCGAACCACATATCACTTCAAAGTACGTAATATTCAACATTCCATTCAATAGCTGTGGAACAGTCATACAG gaaacaaacaccacaatcacttATTCCAATGTGATCACCACATCACCTTCAAGCAGTATCATCACCAGGAAAAGAAGCTTCCGGTTACATGTCTCCTGCAGAATGAGCCAGAATACAGTGGTGCAAATCATGGACTTGGTTGACAATGCCCTTGAGATCAGCAGAACTCAGGACGGCCACTACGGGATGAGCATCTCTTTTTACAACTCTGCATTGTTCCAACACCCGGTGACTGCCTCCCCATACTACGTTGACCTAAACCAGGACTTGTTCCTTCAAATAGCACTCCTCAAGTCTAATCCAGATCTGATGCTGCTTATGGATACATGTATGGCATCTCCTTACGCCAACGATTTTAAAACTCTGACCTATAATTTAACTCAAAATGG GTGTGTAAGAGATGACACGTTCAGGATTTACTCCTCCCCGAGCCCTGACATCATCAGGTTTAAATTTAATGCATTCAAGTTTCTTAATCAGCACAGTGAAGTTTACCTGCAGTGTAAGAtagttgtgtgcagaacaaatCAGCGTTCTTCTAGATGCTTCCAAGGCTGCACACCAAGATCCAAGCGAGAATCCAAGCAAGAGGCACAGCCTGGCCAGGAAAAGGTGTCCCTAGTGGTGGGCCCTATCAAGCTCCAAGGGAAAACCATTAAGGAGAAGAGATCTG GCTTGGCGAAAGATGTTGTTCCAGAACCTGGTGGCCGAGGCAGCTGGCTGGAGGCCTTAGCTATGCTTTTGGGAGCCATGACTGTGGGCTTGGCTGCTTCCCTTTTGAAAAGCAAATCGTGA